The genomic region GTCGGTGATGCGATAGACCCGCTCCTTGATGCGTGAACCGTGGCTGTTCTTCAGCGTCAGTTGGAACAGGTCGTGCAGTTGCAGCACATAGCGCATATCGGCCGGTTTGCGCCCCAGCGGCAGGCCCATGTTGAAGTTGCAGAGATAGATCTGCACCCCGGCCGCGCGCAGCGCGCCGGGCAGGAAGCCGGCTTCGAACTTCAGGCGCAGGGGCAGGCGGTGAATGGATTGCAGCGGTGCCTCCCAGCGCGGGCAATGAACGCGGCGCCGCAGCGGGTGGTCCTCCGGCGCTACGCCGAACAGTTGCAACTGTACCTCGGGATGGGCTCGCAGTGCCTCTTCCAGTGCCAGGTTCTGACGGCCGATGCCGGTTTGGGTGTAGCCCGCCGTCGGGCGGTAATCCAGTCCTATGCGCATACGGGCACTTCTTCTTTTTTGAGCTGTGGGAGTCGGGTGTAGACCGCTTCGAGCTGTGCGGCCGCCACGGACCAGTCGTGCTCGGCCTTGACGTAGGCGCGACCGGCCTCGGCGATCTGTTGCAGGCGCTCCGGTTGTGCGAGGGCGTCGGCGAGTAGCTGCACCAGGGCTTGCGGGTCTTCGCTGCCCAGGTAGTGGTGACCGTTCTCGACTTTCAGGCCCGAACTGCCCTGTTCGGTGGTCACCACCGGCAGGCCGGCGGCCATGGCTTCCAGCACCTTGAGCTTGGAACCGCCGCCCTGGCGCAATGGCGCAAAGAACACCGAGGCACGGCTTTGCAGGGTGCGCAGGTCGGGCACAAAACCTTGCCACTCGATGCGCGGATCGCTCCAGCGTTCGCGCCAGGCATCCGGCAGGCCGTAGCCGGCAATGGCGAAACGCACCTGGGGATTGAGCTGCCAGAGCGCCGGGAGAATTTCCTCCAGGGCCCACTCCACCGCGTCCAGGTTCGGGCTGTATTCGTAGTTGCCGATGAACAGCAGGCGTTGGGCGTGCAGGTCGGGCGTCACGCCGGCGTAATGGCCGGTGTCGACGCCGTTGACCACCACGGCCACCGGCTTGCCGGTCTGCTGGTGCAGGACGTCGGCATCGGCGCGGGTCACGGCGACCAGTTCGGTGGCCTGGCTGAATACTCGGGCTTCCCAGCGTCGATAGCGCCATTGGTCGTACAGGGTGAAGGGTTTCAACCAGCCCGGCAGGCGGTCGTAGCTGGCCGCGCCGAGGGCCGATTCGACGTTGTGTTCGGTGAGAATGAAATCGCGCCGGGCCTCGATCAGCGGCTGTTCGAACGGTTGGAAGCTGTAGCTGTGCTCGATCTGGATCACGTCCCAGTGCTCTTCCAGCAGGCTGCGAAACTGCTGTTGCAACGAGGGTGCCGAGCCGTTGACGGCGGCCAGCATCGGATAGGGCGAAAACAGCACCGTGGACAGGGTGCGCAGGCTACGCAGCGAACGCCGTGGCACCACGATCAGGCGCTCCAGGTGCGGCAGCAGGGTCTGGCGGGTGGCTTCGTCGAGCGCGCTCTTGGACTGCACCAGCAGGGTAATCCTGTGCCCACGGGCGGCCAGGCTGCGCAGCAGATGGAATTGTCGGGTCTTGCCGCCGCTGGTAGTGGGCCAGGGCAGGTAGGGCAGGGTCCAGAGTATCTTCATGGCGTCCACACCAACAGTTGCAGGCTGGTTTTCAGCGGGACGGTAACGGCTTGGGCATCGCTCAGGTCGGTACGGCTGCCGGACAGCGGGTCGAACAGAGCGGCCTTCGTCACCCCGGGCAGTTGCAGGCTGCGGCCGCTGGCGCTCCAGAACATCCAGACGCGGGCTCCGTCGTTGCGGGTCCAGGTGACACTGAACAGGTCGTCGGGGGCATTGCGCAGGCTGGGAGTATCGGCCGGTTGCAGTTTCGGGCCGGTCACCTCGAAGAAATTCTTCAGCGCCGTGTAGACCGGCTTGGGGTCACCATCGAGGTCGACCAGACCATAGAACTGGTCACGCGGAGTGGCCCGGGCGTCGAGGTCGCTGAGGTTGAACAGGAAGATCCGCTGGTAGTCCATGGCACTCATCAGCGCCAGGCGTCGCAGGGTGTAGTCCTGCTGGCCGGCGGTGCCGATCAGTGCCTGCATTTCCCGGGGGCCTTCGTAGCTTGACCAGCCCCATTCGGTGGCCCATACCTGGGAGACCCCGGCGCTGTGCAGGGATTGGTTGAGGCTATTGCCCTTGACGAGGAAGTCGCGGTCCTTGGCGCTGTCGCCTTCGGGCAGCTCGGAATAGGGGTGATAGGCGGCGATCAGGTTCTGGCTGGCCAGGCCCTGGCTCACCAGTTTGTCGAGCATCAGCCCCGGGGTGCTGTGCATCTGGCTGTAGTAGGCCAGCCCGGCGGTGGCTACCGGCTTGTTCGGCACCTTCGCGCGGATCGCCTGGGCGGTGGTGGTCAACAGCCGGTAGTAGGCGACCGGGTCTTCCTTGGGCAGCCAGATGATGTTCGGTTCGTTCCACACCTGCCAGGTGTTCACCTGGGGATAGCGTTCGGCCAGGGTCGCCATGCGGTTGGCGAACAGGTCGAAGTCCTTGGGCGGGTACTGGTCGATGCCGGTAGCGCCTTGCGGCGCACTGCTGGCGAAGGCCGGCGAGCCCACCAGGTAGGCAATGACGTTGTAGCGGTGGGCCTGCATCTGTTGCATCGCCGCGTCGAGGGTCGTGACGTCATAGACCCCCTGTTGCGGCTCGATCATTGGCCAGTGAATGGTCAGGCGTACCCAGTTCAGGCCCAGTTCGTCGAGGCGGCTCATCTGTTTCTGGTAGATGTCCGGCTCGAAATACTGGAACTGCACGTTGACCCCGAGGAAATCTTTCCACTCGATGGCCCGTGGTGCCTTGAGCAGGGTCTGGGAGGTGGGCTGGGCGTCGGTGGTCCGCCACTGCAAGGCGCTGATGACACCGGCCAGCATGGCCAACAGGGGGATCCAGACCAGCGGTTTACGCCACATGTTCATGCCCTCGACACGCCTGCTCGAACACCTGCAGGAAACGGTTGGCGGTCTGG from Pseudomonas asplenii harbors:
- a CDS encoding glycosyltransferase family 4 protein — its product is MKILWTLPYLPWPTTSGGKTRQFHLLRSLAARGHRITLLVQSKSALDEATRQTLLPHLERLIVVPRRSLRSLRTLSTVLFSPYPMLAAVNGSAPSLQQQFRSLLEEHWDVIQIEHSYSFQPFEQPLIEARRDFILTEHNVESALGAASYDRLPGWLKPFTLYDQWRYRRWEARVFSQATELVAVTRADADVLHQQTGKPVAVVVNGVDTGHYAGVTPDLHAQRLLFIGNYEYSPNLDAVEWALEEILPALWQLNPQVRFAIAGYGLPDAWRERWSDPRIEWQGFVPDLRTLQSRASVFFAPLRQGGGSKLKVLEAMAAGLPVVTTEQGSSGLKVENGHHYLGSEDPQALVQLLADALAQPERLQQIAEAGRAYVKAEHDWSVAAAQLEAVYTRLPQLKKEEVPVCA
- a CDS encoding beta-galactosidase; this encodes MWRKPLVWIPLLAMLAGVISALQWRTTDAQPTSQTLLKAPRAIEWKDFLGVNVQFQYFEPDIYQKQMSRLDELGLNWVRLTIHWPMIEPQQGVYDVTTLDAAMQQMQAHRYNVIAYLVGSPAFASSAPQGATGIDQYPPKDFDLFANRMATLAERYPQVNTWQVWNEPNIIWLPKEDPVAYYRLLTTTAQAIRAKVPNKPVATAGLAYYSQMHSTPGLMLDKLVSQGLASQNLIAAYHPYSELPEGDSAKDRDFLVKGNSLNQSLHSAGVSQVWATEWGWSSYEGPREMQALIGTAGQQDYTLRRLALMSAMDYQRIFLFNLSDLDARATPRDQFYGLVDLDGDPKPVYTALKNFFEVTGPKLQPADTPSLRNAPDDLFSVTWTRNDGARVWMFWSASGRSLQLPGVTKAALFDPLSGSRTDLSDAQAVTVPLKTSLQLLVWTP